A portion of the Terriglobales bacterium genome contains these proteins:
- a CDS encoding sulfatase-like hydrolase/transferase yields MSSLRMRDLALALSLANLSFFDAWHNLVYADKFFMPTWTWVDFVALFLNVLLFTLLYFFLLGIGRRFPHRPALAFHRWLPLISVAAFLQLLFHYYESQLDEIPITRETVLLGAVIVLAAAAVMRRWHRPVLNATELFALWLLAFVPVTSAQAAWQLWKQPAREVRRQQSGLAAPPASSVNRPRLVWLVFDELDGRTAFHQRPPGLQLPEFDRLCADSLCASNAFQAGTTTMQAMTSMIVGKQTFKLQPSGPDEVLVSFQPDKPPNIPLSSQPNLFARARAAGVTTAVVGWFFPYCRVFGSALTQCVWQAAGAFSPEARPSILEAMAHQLYGLSPLQKRFEHREEHRIQVERACRAAADQSLGLVLVHLNVPHRPPIYDRRTGDYTLFSIRRDWYLDNLVLADLTLGEVRRAMEAAGVWKDTTVLVTADHALRWYVDFNTETDAHIPFLFKPAGDSPGLNYQTPFNAIATSELILAVLRGEVTDAASGARWLDQHAPRPPTLIYR; encoded by the coding sequence ATGTCGAGCCTGCGCATGCGCGATTTGGCCCTGGCTCTGTCGCTGGCGAATCTGTCCTTCTTCGACGCCTGGCACAATCTCGTCTACGCCGACAAGTTCTTCATGCCCACCTGGACCTGGGTCGACTTTGTCGCGCTCTTCTTGAACGTGCTGCTGTTCACTCTCTTGTACTTCTTTCTGCTGGGGATCGGGCGCCGCTTCCCGCACCGCCCCGCGCTGGCCTTCCATCGCTGGCTGCCGCTGATCTCGGTGGCAGCTTTTCTGCAGTTGCTGTTCCACTATTACGAAAGCCAGCTGGACGAGATTCCAATCACACGCGAAACGGTGCTGCTCGGAGCCGTGATCGTGCTCGCCGCGGCAGCGGTCATGCGACGATGGCATCGTCCCGTGTTGAACGCCACCGAGCTGTTTGCGCTCTGGTTGCTGGCTTTTGTCCCAGTCACTTCGGCGCAGGCGGCGTGGCAGCTCTGGAAGCAGCCGGCCAGGGAAGTGCGCCGGCAACAATCCGGGCTTGCTGCCCCGCCGGCGTCAAGCGTCAACCGGCCCCGCCTGGTATGGCTGGTGTTTGACGAGTTGGACGGTCGCACGGCTTTCCATCAGCGGCCCCCAGGCTTGCAGCTCCCGGAATTCGACCGCCTTTGCGCCGATTCGCTCTGCGCCAGTAACGCTTTCCAGGCAGGCACCACCACCATGCAGGCCATGACCTCCATGATCGTCGGGAAACAGACCTTCAAACTGCAGCCCAGCGGTCCGGATGAGGTCCTGGTCAGCTTCCAGCCCGATAAGCCCCCTAATATTCCCCTGAGTTCGCAACCCAACCTGTTCGCTCGTGCCCGGGCTGCGGGCGTGACCACCGCGGTGGTTGGATGGTTCTTCCCTTATTGCCGGGTTTTTGGATCCGCTCTTACACAGTGCGTCTGGCAGGCGGCGGGAGCCTTCTCGCCTGAGGCCAGGCCTTCGATCCTCGAAGCCATGGCTCACCAGCTCTACGGTTTGTCCCCGCTTCAGAAGCGGTTTGAGCATCGCGAGGAGCACCGTATCCAGGTGGAGCGTGCTTGCCGGGCTGCTGCCGATCAATCGCTCGGGCTGGTTCTGGTGCATTTGAACGTGCCGCACCGGCCTCCCATTTACGATCGCAGGACCGGCGACTATACGCTGTTCTCTATTCGTCGTGACTGGTACCTGGATAACCTGGTGCTGGCGGACCTCACCCTGGGCGAAGTGCGCCGTGCCATGGAAGCGGCCGGCGTTTGGAAAGACACCACCGTCCTGGTTACCGCGGACCATGCTCTGCGCTGGTACGTGGACTTCAACACCGAGACCGATGCCCACATTCCTTTCCTCTTCAAGCCTGCCGGCGACTCCCCTGGGCTGAACTATCAGACTCCGTTCAACGCGATTGCCACTTCAGAGTTGATTCTGGCAGTGCTGCGAGGCGAAGTTACGGACGCAGCCAGCGGTGCCCGCTGGCTCGACCAGCACGCTCCCCGGCCTCCGACGCTGATCTACCGCTAG
- the rlmN gene encoding 23S rRNA (adenine(2503)-C(2))-methyltransferase RlmN — MSIETRNRYLLGLDLVELTELAHEIGEPDYRAQQLYEALYRQRLASLEEVTTLPRSVRERLQQRAVDVGQPRIKKKVTAQDGTVRYLMEFGDRQSVETVWMPEGDGGEAGDGSEAGDELESESAAQGRRWRRATICLSSQVGCAVDCQFCLTAQLGMRRNLTAGEMVGQVLVVLEDQGVARERERINLVFMGMGEPFLNYESFIKSVRLLAEGVGIAESRMTVSTAGVVPRIHDLGREPVRPKLAISINASDDELRTRLMPINRKWNLEALLAAAHEFPLRPRERLTFEYVLLEGVNDQPQHARELAERLRGLRAKVNLIALNPGPGLAFVTPAEERVREFQQVLIAAGLPTFVRRPRGREIFAACGQLKRTVE, encoded by the coding sequence ATGTCCATCGAAACCAGGAACCGTTATTTGCTGGGCCTTGACCTAGTGGAACTGACCGAGTTGGCACACGAGATCGGAGAGCCCGACTACCGAGCCCAGCAACTCTATGAGGCGCTCTACAGGCAGCGGCTAGCCAGCCTGGAGGAGGTGACTACGCTGCCGCGAAGCGTGCGCGAACGGCTGCAGCAGCGGGCGGTAGACGTGGGCCAGCCACGCATCAAGAAGAAGGTCACCGCGCAAGACGGCACCGTGCGGTACTTGATGGAGTTCGGCGACCGGCAGAGTGTGGAGACGGTATGGATGCCCGAGGGCGACGGAGGCGAGGCCGGAGACGGCAGTGAGGCCGGGGATGAATTGGAGAGCGAATCCGCGGCACAGGGCCGGCGCTGGCGGCGCGCCACCATCTGCCTGTCGAGCCAGGTAGGCTGCGCCGTGGATTGCCAATTCTGCCTGACCGCTCAATTGGGAATGCGACGCAACCTGACGGCCGGGGAGATGGTGGGGCAGGTACTGGTGGTGCTGGAAGATCAGGGTGTGGCGCGGGAGCGCGAACGCATCAACCTGGTGTTCATGGGGATGGGCGAGCCTTTCCTCAATTATGAGAGCTTCATCAAATCCGTGCGCCTGCTGGCGGAGGGGGTGGGAATCGCCGAGTCGCGCATGACTGTTTCTACTGCCGGAGTGGTACCGCGCATCCATGATCTGGGCAGGGAGCCGGTGCGGCCGAAACTGGCTATCTCCATCAATGCTTCCGATGACGAGCTGCGCACGCGGCTGATGCCCATCAATCGCAAGTGGAACCTGGAAGCGTTGCTGGCGGCGGCGCACGAGTTCCCGTTGCGGCCGCGGGAGCGGTTGACCTTTGAGTACGTGTTGCTGGAGGGCGTGAACGACCAGCCCCAGCATGCCCGGGAGCTGGCGGAGCGGTTGCGGGGATTGCGGGCCAAGGTGAACCTGATCGCGTTGAACCCGGGGCCGGGGCTCGCTTTTGTCACACCAGCCGAGGAGCGGGTACGGGAGTTCCAGCAGGTGCTGATCGCCGCCGGGCTACCCACGTTCGTCCGGCGGCCGAGAGGGCGTGAGATCTTTGCGGCGTGCGGGCAGTTGAAACGGACGGTCGAGTAG
- a CDS encoding N-acetyltransferase, whose product MRVGTPKPESKAQRSRALLREYRAEDFETLWRIDQECFPTGIAYPREELAHYLGQKNAFALVAEQDGGIAGFVVAEVLRRGAGHIITLDVRQAARRAGLGSQLMLAAEERLRAAPCHMVFLETAVDNLAALTFYKRHGYSVLRTLPRYYPGGLDGLRMEKRLA is encoded by the coding sequence TTGCGAGTCGGAACCCCGAAACCGGAGTCAAAAGCCCAGAGATCGAGGGCACTGCTGCGCGAGTATCGAGCCGAGGACTTCGAGACGCTGTGGCGGATCGATCAGGAGTGTTTTCCTACGGGCATCGCCTATCCGCGCGAAGAGCTGGCGCACTACCTGGGGCAGAAGAACGCGTTTGCCTTGGTGGCCGAGCAAGACGGCGGAATCGCGGGCTTCGTGGTGGCCGAGGTTCTGCGGCGGGGCGCGGGGCACATCATCACGCTCGATGTCCGCCAGGCGGCCCGGCGCGCGGGGCTGGGATCGCAACTGATGCTGGCAGCGGAGGAGCGGCTGCGGGCCGCTCCGTGCCACATGGTTTTCCTGGAGACGGCCGTGGACAACCTCGCCGCGCTCACTTTCTATAAGCGGCACGGCTATTCCGTGCTGCGGACGCTACCTCGCTACTATCCGGGAGGCCTCGACGGGCTGCGGATGGAGAAGCGGCTGGCCTAG